The DNA sequence GCCACAGGTTGTGCACCTGTAATGAAAGGCTTTATCAACCATTACCGTTCTTTTGCTGACGATTGTGTTCTTGATGTTTTCCTGGTATTCTTGATTACGGTTCATCATTTTCCCTCCCGTTTTTTCTTCAAATCTTTCTTACGTTTAAACGCGGTATCCAGCATCTTGGCAACGAGCGCTCCGGATCTTGAGAGTTCCGGATCATTGCTAAGGAGCCTTCGCCGGTTGATCAGCAGTTCTTCAGCTTGCGTTACCAGGATGAGGTTATCTAGTGATATGTGGGACTTATCGCCATCGGCGAACATGAGGTGATGTCCTTTCGGGATAGGTCCATTTGCAGCTTCCCAGATGGCTTTATGCTTTGGAAGCCATTTGTGTTCGCTGACCTTGATTTTTGTATAGCCATCGACATCAACACGCTCGCTCCCCACTTCCCGACGATTACCTGGAATATTCCCTTTTTTGAAATGTGTTGGCGGCCAGCCCTTGCCTTTGTATGTAGGATTTCTCCCGAGTTTAAATCGACAATCGATGCCGCTCAAAATGTGTTTATTGTGCTTGTAGCTCCTGATCTGCTGTGCTGTCAGGTTGAGCGCGAAATGCTTATTGAAGAGGGCTGTGAGTTCTTCCGAGGTGATTCCCTTTGCGTGAGCCCGGATGAAGGCGCCCTCTTCTGAGGTGTATCGGTGCATGCGTTTGCTCATAATTTGTTCTCAAGCCTGAGAGTCTCGGGTGCATCTGCTCCGGAGATTCCGTACTCATCAAAATGCTTTTTGGCGTTGAGTGCCAGCGTGTTGTTAGCGATGATGGCATGCGCGGTCTTGGCCATGGCGTTGGCTCTTTTGATTTCCTTTTCCAGATCATCGCCCTGCAGGTCTTCATCATTTAAGCGTTCCATCTCCTCGAAGAGGTGGTTGTTCAGGTCAGCCATTTTGTTCTTGACTCCCATCGGGCACCTCCTTGCGAGACATTTTCTCCATGAGCTTTATGCTGTCATTGATTTTGGCCATTTCGAAACACAGCGAGAGGTTGCCCGTTTTCTTAAATTCTTCTACGAGTTTGCCATGCTCTGCCTTGGCCAGCATAAGCTGTCGGTCTATGATCTTCTGGCTGTCGTCAGGCGAGATCTCAATTCCGGATCCGGTCTTGATTGCTTCCAAAGTGCTTTCCAGGTATTTGATCCGTTCGTTTTTAAGCTTCAGGTTGAGTTTGGCGAGCATCAGTGAATCGGCTATTTCACGTTTGGCCATTGCTTGAGCGTTTTCCGCCTCATGCTTCAGCCGGCATATTTCAGCGTTTTTGATGATGACAATGAGGTATGCGCAAAGCGCTTCTATGATTGTGATGATCAGTAGGTATCTGGTTACGATTATTAAATCCATATTTACCTCCAGGTTTATTTGATTTCTTTTTTGATTTCAACAATTATGCGGTCACCTTCTTGGTAGACCTTGAGAGTGTCATGAACCTTGATACCCATTTTGTTTCGAAGATCCCTTGGAATAACCATACGGCCAAGGTTGTCGATGGACCTGGCAAAATAAGTGCGATCTTTTTCTTGGCTCTTCTTTTGTTCGATGAGCGTATCAAGTTTGGCTTCCATGCGGTCAAGCTGTGTTTTGTTTTCCATGCTTTTTCCTTTCTCCGGAAATTGCTTCCAGTGCTTGTATTTGTATACTTTTTTACCGTTTGAGCTGGGCGTTCCATCTTCGCTTAAGAGGATCCAATGGGTCTTTGTTGCCCCACAGAAGAGACAGCGTTCTTGGAAGTCAAGTATCAGGCCTGTCTCTTTGGAGCGTTCAATTTGTTTATAGAACTTCTTATGCTTATCGCATGGCTGGTCATTGAATATGAGTGGAAGCTTGGTTCCTTCAGGATAAATCCTGATTGTTGTGAGTTCCATCATTTCTTCCTCTTCGCTTTCTTCCATGGATGGCATTTAGGACGCTTGGATTTTGAGCGGTTCTTGTAGTACTTTTTAAAGTTGACCTTTTCTTCAGCGGATCCGTAATAGCAACCATTGCTCATGCCTTCACCTCATACCGGATCAGGCCTTGACCCACTTTCTTATACAGAGCAGTGATATTTGCAGGGTCATATTCCAAGTAAGGGTAAGTTTTTTGCAGTTCCACTGTGTACCAGCCGGTCTTCTTATAATCGTAGTAAGTGATGTAGTAGTTTCCTTTTTCTTCATGAACCTTCAGGTAGTCCTCACCATACTCAACTAGGTCGCCATCGCGGGCAAAGTCTAGTTTGTTATCTGAAGAGGC is a window from the Ignavibacteria bacterium genome containing:
- a CDS encoding HNH endonuclease, translating into MSKRMHRYTSEEGAFIRAHAKGITSEELTALFNKHFALNLTAQQIRSYKHNKHILSGIDCRFKLGRNPTYKGKGWPPTHFKKGNIPGNRREVGSERVDVDGYTKIKVSEHKWLPKHKAIWEAANGPIPKGHHLMFADGDKSHISLDNLILVTQAEELLINRRRLLSNDPELSRSGALVAKMLDTAFKRKKDLKKKREGK
- a CDS encoding AbrB/MazE/SpoVT family DNA-binding domain-containing protein, translated to MEESEEEEMMELTTIRIYPEGTKLPLIFNDQPCDKHKKFYKQIERSKETGLILDFQERCLFCGATKTHWILLSEDGTPSSNGKKVYKYKHWKQFPEKGKSMENKTQLDRMEAKLDTLIEQKKSQEKDRTYFARSIDNLGRMVIPRDLRNKMGIKVHDTLKVYQEGDRIIVEIKKEIK